One window of the Nitrospirota bacterium genome contains the following:
- a CDS encoding ABC transporter permease encodes MNLLASLKIAIKALRVNKMRSALTMLGIIIGVGAVIAMVAVGSGAKAKIAAQIASIGSNLFIILPGATTAGGLRFGAGTAPTLTVDDAKAIAAECPAVERSAPSLPGTAQIVAGNQNWSTMVRGETPDFFEVREWNILRGRLITNQDVEGATKVAVLGQTVVENLFGDIDPVGQIIRIKKVPFTVVGVLPRKGQSPMGMDQDDIAVVPVTTAQKKLFGTAFLGMVRVIFVKAKGPEFMDEAGRQITELLRQRHKIGPRKEDDFTVRNLTEVLSTAEESAKVMTLLLGAVASVSLIVGGIGIMNIMLVSVTERTREIGIRMAVGAKGSDIMKQFLIEAVVLALIGGSIGIISGIIGSKLISYFADWPTLISIGSLFLAFGFSAAVGVFFGFYPARKAANLDPIEALRYE; translated from the coding sequence ATGAATCTTTTAGCCAGTCTAAAGATTGCAATAAAGGCATTAAGGGTGAATAAGATGCGCTCTGCCCTCACGATGCTCGGGATAATTATCGGCGTTGGGGCAGTTATTGCTATGGTGGCTGTTGGCTCGGGTGCAAAGGCAAAGATAGCTGCACAGATAGCCAGTATAGGCTCTAACCTATTTATAATATTACCAGGTGCTACAACCGCAGGAGGACTCAGGTTCGGTGCAGGGACAGCACCAACACTTACCGTTGATGATGCAAAGGCGATAGCAGCCGAATGTCCTGCTGTTGAACGGTCAGCACCATCGCTTCCAGGAACAGCACAGATTGTTGCAGGTAATCAGAACTGGAGCACAATGGTGAGAGGAGAGACCCCTGATTTCTTCGAGGTAAGAGAATGGAATATTTTAAGAGGGAGATTAATTACAAATCAGGATGTGGAAGGGGCAACAAAAGTTGCTGTTCTTGGACAGACAGTTGTTGAAAACCTCTTCGGTGACATTGACCCTGTTGGTCAGATTATCAGGATAAAGAAAGTTCCATTTACTGTTGTTGGGGTATTACCGAGAAAAGGACAGTCTCCAATGGGAATGGATCAGGATGATATTGCAGTCGTTCCTGTTACGACTGCACAGAAAAAACTGTTCGGCACAGCATTTCTTGGTATGGTAAGGGTGATATTTGTTAAGGCAAAGGGTCCAGAATTTATGGATGAGGCAGGAAGACAGATAACAGAACTCCTCAGACAGAGACACAAGATAGGACCCAGAAAAGAGGATGACTTTACTGTTAGAAACCTTACAGAGGTTCTCTCAACAGCAGAGGAATCTGCAAAGGTTATGACACTTCTTTTAGGTGCGGTTGCGTCAGTTTCACTGATAGTTGGTGGTATAGGGATAATGAACATAATGCTCGTTTCGGTAACAGAGAGAACCAGGGAAATAGGCATAAGAATGGCTGTTGGTGCAAAGGGAAGCGATATAATGAAGCAGTTTTTAATCGAGGCTGTGGTTCTTGCTCTTATTGGTGGTAGTATTGGCATAATATCCGGCATCATTGGATCAAAACTGATTTCGTATTTTGCCGACTGGCCCACATTAATATCAATAGGTTCGCTATTTCTTGCGTTTGGATTCTCGGCTGCGGTTGGAGTATTTTTTGGATTCTATCCTGCCAGAAAAGCAGCCAACCTCGA
- a CDS encoding ABC transporter ATP-binding protein, whose product MRDRLIEVKDLIKIYIIGEIEVPALQGITLKINKGEFVAIMGASGSGKSTFMNIIGCLDRPTSGIYLLEGADIGNLERDERAQIRNKKIGFVFQVFNLIPRTSALENVELPMLYNGTPARERKEKALKALHAVGLTGREDHNPSQLSGGQQQRVAIARALVNEPAIILADEPTGNLDSKTSAEIMKIFEVLNREQGITILLVTHEADIAGYAERVIFFKDGKILKDGKRDVLLHST is encoded by the coding sequence ATGAGAGATAGACTTATTGAGGTAAAAGACCTCATTAAGATATATATAATTGGTGAGATAGAGGTGCCTGCGCTTCAGGGTATAACCCTTAAAATTAACAAAGGTGAATTTGTGGCTATAATGGGGGCTTCAGGCTCTGGTAAGTCAACATTTATGAATATCATAGGTTGTCTCGACAGGCCTACAAGCGGTATCTATCTCTTAGAAGGTGCTGATATTGGTAATCTGGAAAGGGATGAGCGTGCCCAGATACGCAATAAAAAGATAGGTTTTGTATTTCAGGTCTTCAATCTCATTCCACGCACATCTGCACTTGAGAATGTTGAATTGCCGATGCTTTATAACGGGACACCTGCCAGGGAAAGAAAGGAAAAGGCATTAAAGGCACTACACGCAGTCGGACTTACAGGAAGGGAAGACCACAATCCAAGCCAGCTTTCCGGTGGACAGCAACAGAGAGTAGCAATTGCGAGGGCACTTGTGAATGAACCGGCGATAATCCTTGCCGATGAACCGACCGGTAATCTTGATTCAAAGACCAGTGCTGAGATAATGAAGATATTCGAGGTGTTAAACAGGGAACAGGGCATTACTATACTCCTTGTAACACATGAAGCCGATATTGCAGGGTATGCTGAAAGGGTTATATTTTTTAAAGATGGTAAAATTTTGAAAGATGGAAAGAGAGATGTTTTGCTTCACTCAACATGA